A segment of the Coffea arabica cultivar ET-39 chromosome 8c, Coffea Arabica ET-39 HiFi, whole genome shotgun sequence genome:
TGAACTGAAGATCGAAGAGAGTTTTCTGGCATGACTATATTCGTCTTTTTAATCTGGAAAGAATTCTCACCTGCCATGAATCATAGGCTGCATTTGTTAGGAAAAGTGGTGTCCGAATTTCTTGTGCCATGTATTGGGGGAAAAAACACTGCAACATTGGTGAAACAAATCAGCATTAAGTGGATTACATAGCAAACATCTTTAATTTATGATATGCATATGATCGCTCATACCAGACCAGGTTTCATTCTTGAGGTACATGTTGCAGGCAAATTCTTTGCTGATCCCTGCAACCAAGTATATATTCAAATCATGAAATGAGTTAGAACAGACTATTCgtattcatttaatttttacttATCAGCACACATATAGAAGCAGCCAGAAGAAAAAGGATTAGGATTGCAGTTTTAATATCTTCAAAAGAAAGAGAGGTAACAGAATGAAGGTCAGGGCTCTTTTATCTTCATAATTGGTGCATATTAGCTACAAAACCTCACAAATTGTCTCCATTGATATAACCAACGAGTATATTTACTGGTCTACTTGGTCCTGTCAAATAATTTTCCTATTGAAAAGTGAAAATTGGATAGAATAAAATGAAGCATACATGTGTATTAACCACGTCATTGTAGAAAGCCTCTATATGTTGGACTCCAGAGACATCCTTCCTGTTGTAAAAGCTTACAAAGTTTGCATTTGATAATTCATGAAAAGTGACAAGAActcaatttgggcagaattccAATGTAAAATCTTACGCATTGATGAAGTAACCCGCATCTGCGAAACATTTAACTTTAGTGCCCAAGGGTAGCAGAGCTTTGAAGCTATCACAATGGAGAATCGAAGTCAATCCACCAGCAGAACATCCAGACAGAACAGCCTAGCATAGCGAGTTCAGTGAGCTCCTAAAGCAATTATAACTCATGCAATTTTTGTATctaaaaaatgaggaagaaacaaAGAGAGCGTGCTATCAGTCGATCATACACTTTCAGCATTTTTCATTCCTTTTGCTAGCAGATCCTCAATAACAGCAACAAAAACCCTTGCTCCCCTATAGTGAAGATTAGTAGCCTGCTCAGATTTGACATGTCCATCAGAAGCCAGTCCAAATATGGATTGTGGTTAGCCATAGACTGAATATCATGACGTACTATATGTTCTGTAATCTTCTTAGTCAATTGGTGTTACAACAGAAAAAACAGCTACTGCTAAATCTACACTGGATTTGCAGAATTCATATTAACTTTTGCATACCTATTGACCAGTTGGCTAAAGATTTGGTTATTCGTGGCAGAACGGATTTATATCTCATTCTTTTCAACTAAAGCTACTGTTTATCAGTTTCAGTGGACTTACAGGATTTACTGCTTCAACATCACCAGTAAATGATGATCCATCACAATACCTAACCTTCACCCTGTTCCAATTATAGAAATCTGGCAATTCAAAAGGACTTGCAATATTTCAGTTTGGAAGAAGACAAAAACAAATGCAGTACTAAGTAattcattgcacttaaacatgATAATTAACTAAAGATATATTACCTGGATTGAACTTAGGCTTGTTCGCTAAAATCCCAGAAAAAGCAAGTTGCTTTGCCATTTGCTTTGAGGATCCCAAGCGTGTATTTTTGCGATCTAGACAAGTAGTCACATTGTTGCACCATCCTCCTCCCTGAGATTTTGAAATATAAACCTTGTTCATACACATAAAGAACATCCTTTGCTGTTATAAAAAGATCCCATATTTCACCTAGCAAGGAAAATTCAGCTAACAAGTTTATCCAGAAAGTTTCCGTGTTCAGTATAATTGTCTTGAAACTGGGTAATCAAAGACTCAAAATAGTTACTTCATGCAGCAGCTTCTACTGCTTTTCTTTGAAGCCAATCAAAGGCAAACTGTTACTATTTGATCCAGCAAAGAAGTAAAAGCTTCAGAACTTGAAAAACATGAGACAATTTGGTGAAATGGACATCAAATTCTGCATATTTTTTATCACATTCAAATTCTCAAATGCTAAAGTTATCATGACAAAGTGCCAACCTCTATATGAACCAACCAACTGTTGATCCCTGCTCCAAATCCTCTGTCAAGATGATAAGCTGGGGGGCTCCCATCCAAACAAACTGCAACAAAGTTAACAAAGTTCAATCCTAtatatgtcaaaataaaaaatgccttataaaaaaagaaaattcattgaatttcttgaaacttttttacCTGCTCCTTTTGCCACAGCACTCTCAACATAAGTGATATCAACAAAGAAGGCTTCTGTTCTGAGCAGAATCAAGACATTGACAAGAATGTGAAACCACAGATGTAATCTCCCATTAAGCATTCTGCCTATATCTTTTCAAGAATCAATCACCAGTAACGAAAATTAGAAACAAATGAACgaaagaaaaagcagaaaaagtagagagctaaaaaggaaaacagagaaaagcTCTCTGAAGTAAGAATGACAAATGCTTTAGCTTGTCTATATATATAAGTATGGCAACTGCAATCATTAATGAGAATCCCACCTTAGTcggatttttaaaagaaaaagaaaaacaaagcaatttccatgaaacattttttaaaaacttctttctgggacaaaaaataattaataatatttgTAACTGAAATTTAATACTTATTTGAAGAGCTGAAAATTATTGTCTTAGTGAGATAGAAAATGTAAAGGGAAGTTTCTATAAAGCATTATTAATTTGACTCCTTATTTTGCTAAAAGGATGATTAGATTCACATGATTTTAGCTGTATACATTAATGCAATCCGAATTTAACATCAATTCACTTAATTTATGGACGAAAATTAAGTTTTACCATGTTGGTTTTTATCTTGAGGATTCTTTTTCCAAGTTGACATCATTTTTAGACTAAATAAtacaattaataaattctaatcaagaagaaagaaatttgaTGATGATGTTGATAAAGAGATTTAAActaaaaatttgtgaaaaataaTTACTATTGGTAATCCAGATAAGGAAAAAGTGGAGAACCATTGTTGATCATCTTtttgtaaaggaaaaaaattggtaatctTTGTTATTAAGTTTTGTCATGTTTGCAATTGCATTAACATTAACATGTAAGACTCAATTAATCATAGCAAAGTATTTTACCTTTCATAATAGCAAAGTATTTTACCTTTCATAATGAGGGGTATTTCTGTCTTTTTGCATAACGCATAAGTTAAGGAAAAGGTGATGTCTTTATCTATAATGCACTAAAACCCAATTAGGGATGCAAGCTTTTGGAGATGGAAAAATAGGTTGGAACGAAATTTAGGTGATATTTGAAAAAGTTTATATTTTTATTGAATTAACAGCATTTCAAGATTTAGAGGCattgaatttcatttttctaaaaaataaaattaaaaatgtagaaaaatggCTTGAAAAAGTTACAGGCCTTAAAtcctactaaaaaaaaaaaggagaaaagcgCCTTTTTTTGGCCCCCAAAGAAGTGATATGTGCTGTATCGTGAAACAGCTTAACACCTTCAGTAATCAAGGCGGCCGACACTTTATTTCCCGCGCTAAAACGTGAGTAATGTCCTGTGGTAAAGTACAATTATTTAAATGGGAAAAACTGGTAACGCATTTTTGTCTGAATCTGGACTTTGACTAAAGAAATTGGAAAGCCAACGACGAATCTTATCGTTTTACGCGATCGACATTTATTGAGTGACGGATGGGAAATGAAACCTTTAATAAAAGGGAATGGGGTTCctttcacttctttcattttGGTTGGTGAGATATCACATTTTGTTAGTAATATGTGTTGTTTAGGGCTTCAGCCACACCAATCACCGATAGAGAAATTGGGATTGGGATTTGGGGGAGGTGTGATATggcttttgtattttttttaaatctaattTTATAGAACTCATAAAAATTTGTTGTGCATgtaaattttattcataaatatTAATTCAATTTATGAATACAACCATCTAACTGTAGATTAAATGTTATGATAAATACGACAATGATAGACAACCACATAAACCCTAGCATTACCTATCCTAATCCCAATGTGTTGTTCGGAGCATGTTTGGTTTGCAGTtatttaggtttttttttttttttttggatgagaTTCAAATTCTAATTCCCTGACTTATATTTTCACCtaaatttactcaaaaaaataaattcagcACATTTAATCCACTGGTTTGGATGCACCTATTTGATTAATTTGGAGGTGGTACAATTTTTTCCAAGTCACCAATAATCCAGTTAGGTCATTTCCCTTCTTTATAGTAATAGCAAAAATAAGAGTAGCTTAGCTATTTATGTCTCAAGGAAAAAAAACGTTAACACAAAATTTTTTCCATCCATAATACAATCAACCATAGtagtagattatttgggataattttttgaaGGAAATACTGTAAAacttttttgatgtgatatatgtaagataaaaaactAACTGAAAATGTATTGAtaatgtaaataaataaaaaatttacaaataaattacaatccaaagaaaaaaaattgacttgACTAATGTCCTATCGGTGTTTGTTAGACAGCCCTCCACTATTGAATTTCactatttgaaaaaattgaCACACGAGCCCCACTTAGGTGTCCCTTTTCTCTAATTTTTCCCGGTTGTAGAGATAAACTctaatcaacaaaaaaaaaattatctattTCTTCCAAAAGCTGCCATGAATGGATGGAATAAGATTTTCTCGAAatgaagtttaaaaaaaaaaaaaaaaacctgtcaACGTTAAATAATGCACAAGGGTTTGAAAAGTGTTTCATTGTACATAGTACGAATCTAGATCCATTTCAATAATAATTTTGGGTACTATCATAGCCTACAAGATTAATTACAAGAATATGGTACTTTATTCAGCAATCTATGGAAAAAATGAAACACAAAAAGTTAAAAGCACTTTTGAATTTCTATTTTTCGTGAAAAAATtgcttatatattttttaatcacctttttacttCATATATATCATGTCACTAtagtatatttttctataaaaacacTCAAAtgttacaatccaaacaagactATTCAAGATTTCCAACATTTGTCAATCCATTTCTCAATACTCTAAAAGTATTCgatttgtatattttgaatttttttttattcataatCCTATTGTCAGATCATATCAGCAAAGGTATCATGCCACATTAGCTCTATATATGCAGAGAAAGTTTGTGACAACTTATTTGATTGGTAAATGATTGCAGAAGTAGAACTACCAAAagcataaaaaaaatgaaaaaaataaagaaaaggataaGCAATTTCTCTTTTGGTATAAGTGTACTTCTATTTTTCCACATGGTGATAATGCATGCATATTCTTGCATTAAATTAGTATtctagaaaaagaaatacagATTTTAGTGTACCAAACTCcattgattttgtctttttatatttttcaaagaagAGCCCTTGATATATGGTATTATGATTTGTAGGgcagaaaattttcttcttaCGCAAAGGATATCCAACGACTGAGTTTACTTCAAGAAAGTTCGATAAGAGTAGATCTCCTTTTAATATGGTTTGCTCTCAATTGATCTTTTGGACGCACTTTAGCTTttaattcttgaaaatcttTTTATGTTATGTTCTCAAATACTTCTCTTTAAGCTTCTAACCTTTTTTAAGgctaaaagaaaaattcaaaatcaaaagttaCAAGATACTGCCCTGTTTGATAATGAAAATCATCGTTTAAAATTATTGCATttagatcttaatatattcagacaTGTTTGATGACCAAAAAttaaacatctgaattaattaagtgccattgaattttctagacaaaacttgctttaaaaaataagtgataaactattcactttatcactgaatgtgatatacagtcaaatgtatttgatttaatacttaacaattcaaataCATTTGACTGTATTCAAACAAACCCTTGAATGCACCCTTGaagttttatcaaacacacccttgaattttgattttaactattcaaaaatctgattttataAAAATCAGAATCAGTTGAGAATAGGCTCCATATTATGGGTGACATTTTGATCTAGAATGTCTCCCAACCAAAGAATGCTCAATTTCATACCATACTAccttctctctctccttttattttcccctccttttcttctagtgcttttaagcaatgttttaaaacccagaacgttaattgaaccggtggAGTGAAAGGATTGAGATTCAAttggtcggaccggttcaaccccgatttaataatttttttaaaaaataatttatataaatatatatatatgtgcacaaaataagacatgcaatggactaatttaaaactttatatgatgaaaagtttactatgttttgaataacttggattttcaaaaataaaatttttaaattataagttgaaacaaataaattttatctaaatttcaattatatctaccaaaaaatcttaaatccaacccaaaaatatcacaatattttgaaataatacAAAATTTACATCTAGgagaatttagacattgtgaacttaaattttaatttacgtttttgAGATTTAGATAttacaatttaaaaaagaaagtttggaatttgaaggaagtcaagagaattgaaaatagaaatgcaaatttgataagaaacaaaaaatgagataaaagtgagtgattgcggcattaaataatttgggttaaagaaaaataattctttttaacttttttcaatttaatggacaaaaacaaaattaaaagatggaagaaaacatcaataaattaaaactaaagaggtttgattaaaaagggagtgacaaaagaaaagaggagagagagagagatagagagagagagttgaaaattaaagaaaaagagtcatgagaggatgagattttataaaaaaatgaaaaaaagaaatatgggtatttgttttatataaataatttatcaaaaaaagCTAAAAATATGTGATGGTGCAATGGTTATTACATTGGTTTtctattataaaaattttgagttcgaatcttgatagTTGTATTttgtaaaacttttttttaagaaaagggGGGAAACTTGACCGGTTTTCACGGATTTGGCCGGTTTTCTGACAAAGTCAACTTTAACATAGAATCGAACTGGTGTCATGGTTGATTCACTGTTCAAATGTTCAATCGATCGAACCGGCTGGTCCGATCTGATTGTCAAAACAGCTTTTAAGTCTACAATAGATTTGAAAAAAACTTCTTAGTTATCACCAGATAGTTACCACTATGCTATCTTTTATATTCCAGCAGGATGCTAATCTCATATGTATAagtttgaaatgtttcttacagCATATACTGAACATCAATCAAGATAACTCTGTGAGTAAAGATAAAGTCAAAACAAAGGTTAATAGCGTCGTTTGAGCTATTTCAATCGTGtaaaaactcttcaaaatttGTCCTTTGTCTGTGCTTGGTAGTTACTTTTAATGAGTTCATAAATCTACTCTAAATAAGTTACTCAAACTCGTTGAAGTCTCTCTCTATGAGAGcttcctttctctctctagtAGAGATTCTCTCCCCCTAGTGGGTGGTTTAAACTTTGCcgcttttaatttttaattttcccGTACTTTTA
Coding sequences within it:
- the LOC113707347 gene encoding pectin acetylesterase 8 — its product is MLNGRLHLWFHILVNVLILLRTEAFFVDITYVESAVAKGAVCLDGSPPAYHLDRGFGAGINSWLVHIEGGGWCNNVTTCLDRKNTRLGSSKQMAKQLAFSGILANKPKFNPDFYNWNRVKVRYCDGSSFTGDVEAVNPATNLHYRGARVFVAVIEDLLAKGMKNAESAVLSGCSAGGLTSILHCDSFKALLPLGTKVKCFADAGYFINAKDVSGVQHIEAFYNDVVNTHGSAKNLPATCTSRMKPGLCFFPQYMAQEIRTPLFLTNAAYDSWQIKNILAPGVADPHGLWHNCKLDITRCSASQLQIIQGFRLEFLSAVNGLGTSSSRGYFINGCYAHCQTEMQETWLRDDSPRLNDKTIAKAVGDWFYDRSPFQTIDCPYPCDKTCHNRVFESQDQPLV